A single Bacillus sp. HMF5848 DNA region contains:
- the hemB gene encoding porphobilinogen synthase, producing MFTRHRRLRNTTNLRALVRETHLHVEDLIYPVFAIEGEGKKNPVASMPGVYQMTLDCLEEEMREIVELGIKSVIVFGVPAEKDEVGSQAYCDSGIVQQAIRQIKQNHPELVVIADTCLCQYTSHGHCGVIEDGYVVNDASLELLVQTAVSQAKAGADVIAPSNMMDGFVAAIRAGLDEAGFVNIPIMSYGIKYASSFYGPFRDAAHSSPQFGDRKTYQMDPANRLEAMREAESDIAEGADFLIVKPALSYLDIIRDVKNNFNVPIVAYNVSGEYSMVKAAAQNGWIDEKAVVLEMLTSMKRAGVDLILTYFAKDVARWLHDNN from the coding sequence ATGTTTACAAGACACAGACGTTTACGTAACACAACCAATTTACGAGCACTCGTACGTGAAACTCATTTGCACGTTGAAGATTTAATTTATCCTGTGTTTGCTATAGAAGGCGAAGGTAAAAAAAATCCTGTCGCATCTATGCCGGGTGTGTATCAAATGACTTTAGATTGTTTAGAAGAGGAAATGCGGGAAATTGTTGAGCTAGGAATCAAGTCTGTCATTGTATTCGGGGTGCCGGCTGAAAAAGACGAGGTTGGCTCGCAGGCGTACTGTGATTCAGGTATAGTGCAGCAGGCCATTCGTCAGATTAAACAAAATCATCCTGAGTTAGTAGTTATTGCAGACACTTGCTTATGTCAATATACGTCACATGGTCACTGTGGAGTGATTGAGGATGGATATGTAGTAAATGATGCGTCATTAGAGTTATTAGTACAAACAGCAGTAAGTCAAGCTAAAGCTGGTGCTGATGTTATTGCTCCGTCAAATATGATGGATGGTTTTGTCGCGGCTATTCGTGCGGGATTGGATGAAGCCGGTTTTGTTAATATTCCGATCATGTCATATGGTATTAAGTATGCATCTAGCTTTTACGGCCCATTCCGCGATGCAGCGCACAGCTCACCGCAGTTCGGAGACCGTAAAACGTATCAAATGGACCCTGCCAATCGTTTAGAGGCAATGAGAGAAGCAGAGTCTGATATTGCTGAAGGTGCGGACTTCTTAATAGTTAAACCTGCTTTATCGTATCTTGATATTATTCGTGATGTGAAAAACAACTTCAATGTACCGATTGTTGCTTATAATGTTAGTGGTGAATATTCAATGGTTAAAGCGGCAGCACAAAATGGTTGGATTGATGAGAAGGCAGTTGTGCTAGAAATGTTAACAAGTATGAAGCGCGCAGGTGTAGATTTAATTCTTACATATTTTGCAAAGGATGTCGCACGCTGGTTACATGATAACAATTAA
- a CDS encoding uroporphyrinogen-III synthase — protein MIISGLRGKRILVTRSVEQAQSFTEKIRARGGVSIEIPLISIQEATHNEHTIISTIQYLHTFTWIIFTSANGVHYFFQYLDKVNYNEDLPNIAVVGKKTKQVLQQYGYEPTLVPKKFVQEDLTAELVSRVDLNDRVLFVRGNLARGVLIEELHRRNIACSDLVVYENVANMEVKSELIRLIQAKDIDVITFTSPSTVNNFVDILENQLNEVSNVLIACIGPITKHAAEQKGLHVTICPETHTIDALMDELESYFS, from the coding sequence ATGATAATAAGCGGATTACGTGGCAAAAGAATCCTTGTCACTCGTTCAGTTGAACAGGCACAATCATTCACTGAAAAAATCCGTGCGAGGGGAGGGGTTTCAATTGAAATCCCTCTTATCTCCATTCAAGAAGCAACACACAACGAACATACAATCATTTCAACTATACAATACTTACATACGTTTACATGGATAATATTCACAAGCGCTAACGGAGTACATTATTTTTTTCAATATCTAGACAAAGTGAATTATAATGAAGATCTCCCTAACATAGCTGTTGTCGGTAAGAAAACAAAACAAGTACTACAACAATATGGTTACGAGCCCACACTCGTACCAAAGAAGTTTGTTCAAGAAGACCTCACAGCAGAGCTTGTCAGCCGAGTTGATTTAAATGATCGCGTACTGTTCGTTCGTGGGAATTTAGCTAGAGGTGTGCTCATCGAGGAATTACATAGAAGAAATATAGCTTGTTCTGATTTAGTGGTATATGAAAATGTAGCAAATATGGAAGTGAAGTCAGAATTAATTAGGCTCATACAAGCTAAAGATATAGATGTTATAACTTTTACTAGTCCGTCAACCGTTAATAATTTTGTTGATATTCTTGAGAATCAGCTGAATGAGGTGAGTAATGTCCTGATAGCTTGTATTGGGCCCATTACAAAGCATGCTGCTGAACAAAAAGGGCTACATGTAACAATTTGTCCGGAAACGCATACTATTGATGCGCTCATGGATGAATTAGAAAGCTATTTTTCATAA
- the hemC gene encoding hydroxymethylbilane synthase has product MRKIIVGSRRSKLALTQTNWVIDQLKKLGAPFEFEVKEIVTKGDKILDVTLSKVGGKGLFVKEIEQAMFDGEIDMAVHSMKDMPAVLPDGLTIGCVPAREDFRDVLISKSKAPLAELPAGAVIGTSSLRRSAQILGLRPDVTIKWIRGNIDSRIAKLDTEEYDAIILAAAGLKRMGWSGDVVTEYLPEDNCVPAVGQGALAIECRDDDAELLQALQLLNDKITERTVRAERVFLHKMEGGCQVPIAGHATLTEKDEISLTVLVGAPDASVIYKETVVGHDSYEVGVEAARRLETLGAKALIDKIKTELDES; this is encoded by the coding sequence TTGAGGAAAATAATTGTTGGGTCTAGAAGAAGTAAATTGGCATTAACGCAAACTAATTGGGTAATAGATCAGCTAAAAAAGCTAGGTGCACCATTTGAATTTGAAGTAAAAGAGATTGTTACAAAGGGTGACAAAATCCTTGATGTGACTCTATCAAAGGTAGGAGGAAAAGGCTTGTTTGTCAAAGAGATAGAACAAGCTATGTTTGACGGTGAGATTGATATGGCGGTTCATAGTATGAAAGATATGCCTGCCGTCCTTCCAGATGGATTAACGATTGGTTGTGTGCCAGCACGTGAAGATTTCCGTGATGTGTTAATAAGCAAATCTAAAGCCCCCCTAGCAGAGTTACCAGCTGGTGCTGTTATTGGAACGAGTAGCTTACGTCGTTCCGCGCAAATCTTAGGTCTCCGTCCTGATGTTACGATTAAGTGGATTCGAGGTAATATTGACTCGCGTATTGCGAAGCTTGATACAGAAGAATATGATGCGATCATTTTAGCAGCTGCTGGGCTGAAAAGAATGGGCTGGTCCGGTGATGTAGTAACCGAATATTTACCCGAAGACAATTGTGTACCAGCAGTCGGCCAAGGTGCATTAGCAATAGAATGTAGGGACGATGATGCTGAGCTTTTACAAGCTTTACAGCTATTAAATGATAAAATAACGGAACGGACAGTTCGAGCTGAAAGAGTATTCCTTCACAAAATGGAGGGAGGCTGTCAGGTGCCTATTGCTGGTCATGCAACACTAACAGAAAAAGATGAAATATCTTTGACTGTTCTTGTTGGTGCACCAGATGCTAGTGTCATTTATAAAGAAACTGTTGTAGGACATGATTCTTATGAAGTGGGAGTTGAAGCGGCACGTCGATTAGAAACATTAGGTGCCAAAGCACTTATCGATAAAATTAAGACAGAGCTTGATGAATCATGA
- a CDS encoding inner membrane protein YpjD codes for MLDMSVTRLYELTIILYASSVLLYFIDFLQHNRKANRVAFWLLSIVWLLQSTFLVIQMIKTGRLPILTVFEGLYFYAWVLISLSLVINRLLKVDFLVFFTNLLGFFIMALHTFAPAQHESAVVAQQLVSELLIIHITMALLSYGALTVSFVLTVLYVIQYNLLKQKKWGKRLLRINDLSKLEHVAYLFVVHGVATLLLALLLGIIWAYVKVPHFQWYDAKVTGSFTVLAVYCVYLYLRVSLNVHGKKLALWNIAAFFVLLINFFLFGSLSRFHFWYS; via the coding sequence ATGCTTGATATGTCTGTGACAAGGCTTTATGAGTTAACAATAATCTTATATGCTAGTAGCGTCTTGCTATATTTTATAGATTTTCTACAACATAACCGGAAGGCAAACCGCGTCGCCTTCTGGTTACTTTCTATTGTATGGCTTCTGCAGTCAACTTTTTTAGTCATTCAAATGATTAAAACTGGCAGACTTCCTATACTAACAGTTTTTGAAGGCTTGTATTTTTATGCGTGGGTTCTTATATCGTTATCGCTCGTGATCAACCGTTTATTGAAGGTTGATTTTCTTGTCTTTTTCACTAATTTGTTAGGCTTTTTTATAATGGCTCTGCATACATTTGCACCTGCTCAGCACGAATCGGCTGTTGTAGCACAACAATTAGTTAGTGAACTATTAATTATTCATATTACTATGGCATTGCTTTCGTACGGTGCCCTTACAGTGTCATTTGTTTTGACGGTTTTATACGTTATTCAGTACAATTTGCTAAAGCAGAAAAAGTGGGGTAAGCGTTTACTAAGAATTAACGACCTTTCTAAACTAGAACATGTGGCGTATTTGTTTGTAGTGCATGGTGTGGCGACTTTGTTGCTTGCACTACTGCTAGGTATAATTTGGGCTTATGTTAAAGTTCCTCACTTTCAGTGGTATGATGCAAAGGTTACAGGGTCCTTTACTGTTCTAGCTGTCTATTGCGTTTATTTATATTTAAGAGTTTCCTTAAATGTTCATGGTAAAAAGCTTGCGCTTTGGAATATTGCTGCTTTTTTTGTGTTACTAATTAATTTCTTTTTATTTGGAAGTTTATCTCGATTTCATTTTTGGTATTCATAG
- the hemA gene encoding glutamyl-tRNA reductase, producing the protein MQIVMVGLNYKSAPVEIREKFSFDGSELTDAMTQLKNSKSILENVIISTCNRTEIYAVVDQLHTGRYYIKHFLSEWFRLNKSDFTPYLTIYENESAVEHLFRVTCGLDSMILGETQILGQVRTSFLKAQQNDTIGTLFNYLFKQAVTVAKRAQSETDIASNAVSVSYAAVELAKKIFGDLKDKHVLILGAGKMGELAAENLHGSGAKKITVINRTYEKALTLAERFAGRAKQIEELQCALLDADILISSTGAKDYVITKDSMQHVEKMRKGRPIFMVDIAVPRDLDPAIGDLDSVFLYDIDDLQGIVEANLLERKKAAEQIEILIEEQIVAFNDWLNTLDIVPVIAALRNKGFSIQEETMQSIERKLPNLTERERKVLNKHTKSIINQLLRDPILYAKELSGEKHADKSLDAFVKIFGIEADVQQEIEVQKEKHKKTVAEFVLAEAQ; encoded by the coding sequence ATGCAAATCGTAATGGTCGGACTAAACTATAAATCGGCCCCTGTGGAAATTCGGGAGAAGTTTTCATTTGATGGTTCTGAGCTAACTGATGCGATGACACAATTGAAAAATAGCAAAAGCATTCTAGAGAACGTCATTATTTCAACTTGTAATCGTACTGAGATATATGCTGTTGTTGATCAACTTCATACAGGTAGGTATTATATTAAACACTTTCTTTCAGAATGGTTTCGCTTAAATAAATCAGACTTTACGCCATATTTAACTATTTATGAGAATGAGAGTGCGGTTGAACATTTATTTAGAGTTACATGTGGGCTTGACTCGATGATCCTCGGAGAAACACAAATTCTCGGACAAGTGCGTACAAGTTTCCTAAAGGCACAACAAAATGATACTATTGGCACGTTGTTTAACTACCTATTCAAACAAGCTGTAACAGTAGCAAAACGTGCGCAAAGTGAGACGGACATTGCTTCTAATGCTGTTTCGGTTAGTTACGCAGCTGTAGAATTAGCAAAAAAGATTTTTGGTGACCTCAAGGATAAGCATGTGCTTATTTTAGGTGCCGGAAAAATGGGTGAATTGGCCGCTGAGAATTTACATGGTAGCGGTGCAAAGAAGATTACTGTTATTAATCGTACGTATGAGAAAGCTCTAACTCTTGCAGAACGTTTTGCTGGAAGAGCGAAGCAAATAGAAGAACTACAATGTGCTTTGCTAGATGCTGACATCTTAATTAGCTCAACTGGAGCAAAAGATTATGTGATTACAAAGGATAGCATGCAGCATGTGGAAAAGATGCGTAAAGGACGCCCCATTTTCATGGTAGATATTGCAGTTCCACGTGACTTGGATCCTGCTATCGGTGACCTGGATTCAGTATTTTTATATGATATAGATGACTTACAAGGTATTGTTGAAGCTAATTTACTTGAACGAAAGAAAGCTGCAGAACAAATAGAGATTTTAATCGAAGAACAAATAGTTGCCTTCAACGATTGGCTCAATACTCTTGATATAGTTCCAGTTATAGCGGCGCTTCGTAATAAGGGCTTTTCTATTCAAGAAGAAACAATGCAGAGTATTGAGCGTAAGCTACCAAATTTAACTGAACGTGAACGGAAGGTGCTTAATAAGCATACTAAGAGCATTATTAATCAACTGCTTCGCGATCCTATTTTATACGCAAAGGAATTATCAGGTGAAAAGCATGCCGATAAATCATTGGATGCTTTTGTAAAGATTTTTGGTATTGAAGCCGATGTGCAACAAGAAATTGAGGTTCAAAAGGAAAAACATAAGAAAACAGTAGCTGAATTTGTTCTTGCTGAAGCGCAGTAA
- a CDS encoding LiaI-LiaF-like domain-containing protein, which produces MKKHVVYTGILLVGIGVFLLLQQFATPIPKEFLSWPTILIIIGFAFLVQAYKVNEVPMLIPGYILIGLGSYFILDNYIPYLASNRSGVILIIVGISLFLKYTKTKSGLSHALLTLAIAAIFFFYKEIFSIFDTLGNTLTNIWRFWPALLVVIGLSLLFRKKR; this is translated from the coding sequence ATGAAGAAGCATGTTGTTTACACCGGAATCTTACTAGTAGGGATAGGTGTATTCCTATTACTTCAGCAATTTGCAACACCAATACCAAAAGAGTTTTTATCATGGCCTACTATTCTCATTATTATTGGTTTCGCATTTCTTGTACAAGCATATAAGGTTAATGAAGTACCAATGCTTATACCAGGTTACATTTTAATTGGACTTGGTAGCTATTTTATTTTAGATAATTATATACCTTACCTTGCTTCTAATCGAAGTGGTGTTATTCTAATTATCGTTGGTATTAGTCTTTTTTTAAAGTATACAAAAACCAAGTCAGGTTTGTCTCACGCTTTGCTTACACTTGCCATTGCAGCAATCTTTTTCTTTTACAAGGAAATCTTTAGCATTTTCGATACGTTAGGAAATACACTAACAAATATATGGAGATTTTGGCCAGCTCTATTGGTTGTTATCGGACTTTCCTTATTATTTAGAAAAAAAAGGTAG
- the yihA gene encoding ribosome biogenesis GTP-binding protein YihA/YsxC: MIIKTAEIVMSAVSPAQYPGDNLPEIVLSGRSNVGKSSLINTLLGRKSLARISSKPGKTQTLNFYLINESFYFVDVPGYGYAKVSKREREKFGEMIETYLTERDQLKVTCLLVDLRHEPTEDDCIMYNYLKHFGLPTIVVATKADKIPKGKWTQHEARVRKTLDMVKEDQVVLFSSETGKGKDELWGLLKKAIK; the protein is encoded by the coding sequence ATGATAATAAAAACTGCAGAAATAGTCATGAGTGCGGTAAGTCCCGCACAATACCCGGGTGATAATTTACCAGAGATTGTTTTGTCTGGACGATCCAATGTCGGAAAATCATCGCTCATTAATACGCTCCTTGGAAGAAAAAGTCTAGCAAGAATCTCATCTAAACCAGGCAAAACACAAACATTGAACTTTTATTTAATTAATGAATCGTTTTATTTTGTGGATGTACCAGGTTATGGTTATGCTAAAGTATCTAAGCGAGAGCGTGAAAAATTTGGTGAAATGATTGAGACATATTTAACAGAACGTGACCAGTTAAAGGTTACATGCTTGCTTGTCGATTTGCGCCATGAACCAACAGAAGATGATTGTATAATGTACAACTACTTGAAGCATTTCGGCTTACCAACTATTGTTGTTGCTACAAAAGCTGATAAAATACCTAAAGGTAAATGGACGCAGCATGAAGCGCGTGTTCGAAAAACATTAGATATGGTAAAAGAAGACCAAGTTGTGTTGTTTTCATCTGAAACAGGTAAAGGCAAAGACGAATTATGGGGTCTTTTAAAAAAAGCTATAAAATAA
- the lon gene encoding endopeptidase La: protein MVNLKNKKVPLLPLRGLLVYPTMVLHLDVGRDKSVNALEKSMVEDHYIFLTSQKEVSTEDPTETDIFPIGTLTKVKQMLKLPNGTIRVLVEGICRGEIVNFYDEDDYFAVTLKTYEDDEEQDAEIEALMRSALQYFEQYIKLSKKISAETYATVSDIEEPGRMADIITSHLPLKIKEKQDILAIIDVKERLHQVISLIHNEKEVLHLEKKIGQRVKRSMERTQKEYYLREQMKAIQKELGDKEGKTGEVEDLKSRVEKAGMPKNVYDVALKELDRYEKIPASSAESSVIRTYIDWLLALPWQKATDDKIDVSRAERILDEEHYGLEKVKERVLEFLAVQMLTNSLKGPILCLAGPPGVGKTSLARSIAESMNRNFVRASLGGVRDESEIRGHRRTYVGAMPGRIIQGMKKAGTINPVFLLDEIDKMSNDFRGDPSAALLEVLDPEQNFNFSDHYIEEPYDLSKVMFIATANSLATIPGPLRDRMEIIQLSGYTEEEKLHIAKDHLLHKQLKEHGLEKGKMQIRDDAMIKLIRYYTREAGVRSLERQIAKLCRKAAKIIVTGDRKRIVFTENNIEEFLGKPMYRYGQAELEDQVGVATGLAYTTVGGDTLSIEVSLSPGKGKLVLTGKLGDVMKESAQAAFSYIRSRAEELHIDPDFHEKNDIHIHVPEGAVPKDGPSAGITMATALISALTGRPVHKEVGMTGEITLRGRVLPIGGLKEKSLSAHRAGLKKILLPRDNEKDLEDIPDSVKKDLTFVLVSHLDEVLKHALREDSK, encoded by the coding sequence ATGGTTAACTTGAAAAATAAAAAAGTCCCTCTTTTACCGCTTAGAGGTTTACTTGTGTATCCAACAATGGTGTTGCACCTTGATGTAGGCAGAGATAAATCAGTAAATGCCTTAGAAAAATCGATGGTGGAAGACCATTATATTTTTTTAACAAGTCAAAAGGAAGTTTCAACTGAAGATCCAACTGAAACAGATATTTTTCCTATTGGTACTTTAACGAAGGTTAAACAAATGCTTAAGCTTCCAAATGGGACCATTCGTGTACTTGTTGAAGGAATATGTCGTGGTGAAATTGTCAATTTTTACGATGAAGACGATTATTTCGCTGTAACATTAAAAACATATGAAGATGATGAGGAGCAAGATGCTGAAATTGAAGCGTTAATGCGTTCAGCTTTGCAATATTTTGAGCAATACATAAAACTATCGAAAAAAATCTCAGCTGAAACATATGCTACAGTGTCAGACATTGAAGAACCAGGGCGAATGGCGGATATCATCACATCCCACTTGCCATTAAAGATAAAAGAAAAGCAAGACATTCTTGCTATTATTGACGTAAAAGAGCGACTTCATCAAGTCATTTCATTGATTCATAATGAAAAAGAAGTTCTTCATCTAGAAAAGAAAATAGGTCAACGAGTAAAACGTTCTATGGAACGCACGCAAAAAGAATATTATTTACGTGAACAAATGAAGGCCATTCAAAAAGAACTAGGTGATAAAGAAGGCAAAACAGGTGAGGTTGAAGACTTAAAATCACGCGTTGAAAAAGCTGGTATGCCAAAGAATGTTTACGACGTTGCGTTAAAGGAGCTGGACCGTTATGAGAAGATTCCAGCATCATCAGCAGAAAGCTCTGTTATTCGTACATACATTGATTGGTTATTAGCGTTGCCATGGCAAAAAGCCACTGACGACAAAATTGATGTATCTCGAGCTGAGCGAATCTTGGACGAAGAGCATTATGGTCTTGAAAAAGTAAAGGAACGTGTATTAGAATTTTTAGCCGTGCAAATGCTAACGAACTCATTAAAAGGACCAATCCTTTGTCTAGCTGGCCCTCCAGGTGTTGGTAAAACGTCACTTGCGCGCTCTATAGCTGAGTCTATGAATAGAAACTTCGTCCGTGCATCATTAGGAGGAGTACGTGATGAATCAGAGATTCGTGGACATCGTCGAACATACGTTGGAGCTATGCCTGGACGTATCATTCAAGGAATGAAGAAGGCTGGAACAATTAATCCTGTATTTCTATTAGATGAAATAGATAAAATGTCAAATGATTTCCGCGGTGATCCGTCTGCTGCGCTGTTAGAAGTATTGGATCCTGAGCAAAATTTCAATTTTAGTGATCACTATATTGAAGAACCGTATGACTTGTCGAAGGTAATGTTTATTGCAACAGCAAATAGTTTGGCAACTATACCAGGGCCTCTTCGAGATCGAATGGAAATTATCCAATTATCAGGTTATACAGAAGAAGAAAAGCTTCATATTGCAAAGGATCATTTGTTACATAAGCAGCTTAAGGAGCATGGCCTTGAAAAAGGTAAAATGCAAATTCGAGACGATGCTATGATAAAGCTTATTCGTTATTATACACGCGAGGCCGGTGTCCGTTCACTAGAACGCCAGATTGCAAAGCTTTGCCGAAAAGCCGCGAAGATTATTGTAACTGGAGATCGCAAGCGTATTGTGTTCACAGAGAACAATATTGAAGAGTTTCTTGGTAAGCCTATGTATCGCTATGGTCAAGCTGAGCTAGAAGATCAAGTTGGTGTGGCAACTGGTTTAGCCTATACAACTGTTGGAGGGGATACTTTATCTATAGAGGTGTCACTATCTCCAGGAAAAGGAAAGCTTGTGTTAACAGGGAAATTGGGGGATGTCATGAAGGAATCTGCGCAAGCGGCATTTAGCTATATTCGCTCACGAGCAGAAGAGCTTCATATTGATCCTGACTTCCACGAAAAAAATGACATTCATATTCATGTGCCTGAAGGAGCGGTTCCTAAGGACGGTCCGTCAGCTGGAATTACAATGGCAACAGCTCTTATCTCCGCCTTGACTGGAAGACCTGTTCATAAAGAAGTAGGAATGACAGGTGAAATCACGTTACGAGGCCGTGTACTACCAATAGGGGGTTTAAAGGAGAAATCATTAAGTGCGCATAGAGCAGGCTTGAAAAAAATTCTATTGCCAAGAGACAATGAAAAAGATTTAGAAGATATACCAGATAGCGTGAAGAAGGACTTAACGTTTGTGCTTGTTTCACATTTGGATGAAGTGCTTAAACATGCGTTACGAGAGGATTCAAAATGA
- the lonB gene encoding ATP-dependent protease LonB — MSWTGIALFIQLFFGVIIGMYFWNLLRNQRSQKVTIDRESRKEMEQLRKMRAITLTEPLAEKVRPSNFSEIVGQEDGIKSLKAALCGPNPQHVIIYGPPGVGKTAAARLVLEEAKKNAKSPFKQQAVFIELDATTARFDERGIADPLIGSVHDPIYQGAGAMGQAGIPQPKQGAVTNAHGGILFIDEIGELHPIQMNKLLKVLEDRKVFLESAYYSEENNQIPKHVHDIFQNGFPADFRLVGATTRTPNEIPPAIRSRCLEVFFRELDRDELAVVAENAVSKVNLSISKKAIDTLSSYARNGREVVNMTQIAAGLAISEDRDTIRDEDIEWVIHASQLTPRLDRKIHAKPKVGLVNGLAVFGPNTGSLLEIEVTVIPASDDKGTINITGIAEEESIGNNSKSIRRKSMAKGSIENVLTVLKSIGVPSAQFDIHVNFPGGIPVDGPSAGIAMATGIYSAIHNVAIDNTIAMTGEMSIHGNVKPVGGIVPKIKAAKQAGCKKVIVPHENMQMIMQQVEGIEVIPVKHVSQVLSIALLDNKPIEINTSISQPMNISHTESM, encoded by the coding sequence ATGAGTTGGACAGGAATAGCGTTATTTATCCAGTTGTTTTTTGGTGTTATCATTGGAATGTATTTCTGGAATTTACTGAGAAATCAACGTTCACAAAAGGTAACAATAGATCGTGAATCAAGAAAAGAAATGGAACAGCTACGCAAAATGCGTGCAATAACCTTAACGGAGCCGTTAGCAGAAAAAGTAAGACCATCTAATTTTTCAGAGATTGTCGGTCAAGAGGATGGAATTAAATCTTTAAAAGCAGCGTTATGTGGACCTAATCCACAGCACGTTATCATTTATGGGCCACCAGGTGTTGGGAAAACTGCCGCAGCACGACTCGTGCTTGAAGAGGCTAAGAAAAATGCTAAATCCCCGTTTAAACAACAAGCTGTATTTATCGAGTTAGATGCCACAACGGCCCGTTTTGATGAACGAGGTATAGCCGATCCACTAATTGGCTCTGTTCATGATCCAATATATCAAGGAGCAGGGGCGATGGGGCAAGCAGGTATTCCGCAGCCAAAACAAGGGGCTGTTACGAATGCACATGGTGGAATATTGTTTATTGATGAAATAGGCGAGCTTCATCCGATTCAAATGAACAAGCTATTAAAAGTTTTGGAAGATCGCAAAGTATTTTTAGAAAGTGCTTATTATAGTGAAGAAAATAATCAAATACCAAAGCACGTTCATGATATTTTTCAAAATGGGTTTCCTGCAGACTTTCGTCTCGTAGGAGCAACAACAAGAACACCGAATGAAATCCCGCCAGCTATTCGTTCTCGTTGCCTTGAAGTATTTTTCCGAGAGTTGGACCGCGATGAATTAGCAGTGGTAGCTGAGAACGCTGTAAGCAAAGTTAATTTATCCATATCTAAAAAAGCAATTGATACGTTATCAAGCTACGCTCGCAATGGTCGTGAAGTTGTTAACATGACGCAAATTGCAGCAGGATTAGCTATTTCGGAAGATCGCGATACAATCCGCGATGAGGATATTGAGTGGGTAATTCATGCTAGTCAGTTAACGCCACGGCTTGATAGAAAAATCCATGCTAAGCCAAAAGTGGGGCTTGTCAACGGACTCGCTGTATTTGGACCGAATACAGGTTCACTTTTAGAAATAGAGGTTACTGTCATACCAGCTAGTGACGATAAAGGAACCATTAACATAACAGGCATAGCTGAAGAAGAGAGTATTGGTAACAACTCTAAATCTATTCGTAGAAAAAGTATGGCAAAAGGTTCTATAGAGAATGTCTTAACTGTACTAAAATCCATTGGTGTACCATCCGCCCAATTTGATATTCATGTGAACTTTCCAGGAGGTATTCCAGTTGATGGTCCGTCAGCAGGTATTGCTATGGCCACAGGTATATACTCCGCCATTCATAATGTTGCGATAGATAATACAATTGCGATGACAGGTGAAATGAGTATTCACGGAAATGTAAAGCCTGTTGGTGGAATTGTGCCGAAGATTAAAGCGGCGAAGCAAGCAGGATGCAAAAAGGTAATTGTGCCACATGAAAATATGCAAATGATTATGCAACAAGTCGAAGGAATTGAAGTCATACCTGTTAAACATGTTTCACAGGTGCTATCAATAGCGTTACTTGATAATAAACCAATAGAAATTAATACTAGTATTTCTCAGCCTATGAACATTTCACACACGGAATCAATGTAG